One genomic region from Actinocatenispora thailandica encodes:
- a CDS encoding AAA family ATPase, translated as MATDTHTEPDTIPVDDRPALRPVRDGERPDPLATAWTADRLMATEFPEPKWAVPGIIPEGVSLFAGPPKVGKSWASLGLGIEIASGGAAFGSIPVTSGPVLYLALEDTARRLKSRMGKLLRDRMAPSGLTIATACPPLTSGGTDAIARWLERNRSARMVVIDVFAKIRGVPPPGLSAYEADYAAVGHVKKLADAYGIAIVLVCHLRKAAADDYLNEVSGTNGFAGAADTTLVLKRGRGEADGVLHGTGRDVDEIEKALRFEPDTGTWRLLDGPASDHTIGVTRATVLRWVREHPGSPPRAIADGTGLDYDTVKQTARRMADDGQLARAGGGRYIDPTATADPA; from the coding sequence ATGGCCACCGACACCCACACCGAACCCGACACGATTCCGGTGGACGACCGGCCCGCTCTGCGGCCCGTCCGCGACGGAGAGCGGCCCGACCCGCTCGCGACCGCCTGGACCGCCGATCGGTTGATGGCCACCGAGTTTCCCGAGCCGAAGTGGGCCGTACCCGGCATCATCCCGGAAGGCGTGAGCCTGTTCGCCGGGCCGCCGAAGGTCGGCAAGTCTTGGGCATCGCTCGGGCTGGGTATCGAGATCGCCTCGGGCGGCGCGGCGTTCGGCTCGATTCCCGTCACCAGCGGCCCCGTGCTCTACCTGGCGTTGGAAGACACCGCACGGCGGCTCAAATCGCGCATGGGCAAGCTGCTGCGCGACCGGATGGCCCCGTCCGGCTTGACGATCGCTACCGCCTGCCCGCCGCTCACGTCGGGCGGTACCGACGCGATCGCGCGATGGTTGGAACGCAACCGATCGGCCCGCATGGTCGTCATCGACGTATTCGCCAAGATCCGTGGCGTACCGCCGCCCGGCCTGTCCGCGTACGAGGCGGACTACGCCGCCGTCGGGCACGTGAAGAAGTTGGCCGACGCGTACGGCATCGCGATCGTGCTCGTCTGCCACCTCCGCAAAGCCGCCGCCGACGACTACCTCAACGAGGTGTCCGGCACCAACGGGTTCGCCGGAGCGGCCGACACGACGTTGGTACTCAAGCGCGGACGTGGCGAGGCTGACGGCGTGCTGCACGGCACCGGCCGCGACGTCGACGAGATCGAGAAAGCGTTGCGGTTCGAGCCCGACACCGGCACGTGGCGGCTGCTCGACGGGCCGGCGTCCGATCACACGATCGGCGTCACCCGCGCAACGGTCCTGCGGTGGGTGCGCGAGCATCCCGGCTCGCCGCCGCGTGCCATCGCCGACGGCACCGGCCTGGACTACGACACCGTCAAGCAGACCGCGCGCCGTATGGCCGACGACGGGCAGCTCGCCCGCGCGGGCGGTGGCCGGTACATCGACCCGACCGCGACGGCCGATCCAGCGTAG
- a CDS encoding RRQRL motif-containing zinc-binding protein, producing MSRSSRIRARYIDPDGDRYGIPTFCWGLAPPGLATRRQLRAMSLRPGGHAPVAQIMWHGVGGDRFALLYPIATAKPKRTATARQLAALVKANAARRTCPECGHLTEYVIPSRFGCCLDCEYGPAEGTAA from the coding sequence ATGAGCCGCTCGTCGCGGATCCGAGCCCGCTACATCGATCCCGACGGCGACCGGTACGGCATCCCGACGTTCTGTTGGGGTCTGGCCCCACCGGGACTGGCTACCCGCCGGCAGCTACGCGCGATGAGCCTTCGACCGGGCGGGCATGCTCCGGTCGCTCAGATCATGTGGCACGGCGTCGGCGGCGACCGGTTCGCACTGCTGTATCCGATCGCCACGGCCAAACCGAAGCGGACCGCCACCGCGCGCCAGCTGGCCGCGCTGGTCAAGGCGAACGCCGCGCGGCGCACCTGCCCCGAATGCGGGCACCTCACCGAATACGTCATCCCATCGCGGTTCGGGTGCTGCCTGGACTGCGAGTACGGGCCAGCGGAAGGAACCGCAGCGTGA
- a CDS encoding ABC transporter permease yields the protein MSTATTEPRRQRRPKPRSAYRRSLPELLDAARKLVDERGEVPSQNELTRLLHIGAPKAREVHAALLRPDLHVVPDAATEPDPEPATNEPDTVDELDAEPDGTTAGTTTEPDPTDPSALTDDEPPPQEDTNTAPEPSTAPGPVSSTAEPHEVPDEPAHKRRTVSVLPVMALTLPALVAVWSGWVSLGAMAGFGVVHPLPGIADHLTLNTAITLPIGVEVYAAYALYVWLTVGIPARARKFAKVSAIASLITGAAGQVTYHLLSAAHFTHAPWPVTMLVACLPVAVLGMGAALAHLVRSE from the coding sequence ATGAGTACCGCTACCACGGAACCGCGCCGGCAGCGTCGCCCGAAACCGCGTTCGGCGTACCGCCGATCGCTGCCGGAGCTGCTCGACGCGGCCCGCAAGCTCGTCGACGAGCGCGGCGAGGTTCCCTCGCAGAACGAGCTGACTCGACTGCTGCACATCGGAGCGCCGAAGGCGCGCGAGGTACACGCGGCGCTGCTGCGCCCGGACCTGCACGTCGTACCCGACGCTGCGACCGAGCCGGACCCCGAGCCGGCGACCAACGAGCCGGACACAGTCGACGAGCTGGACGCTGAGCCCGACGGCACCACCGCCGGCACCACGACCGAGCCGGATCCGACCGATCCGTCAGCCTTGACCGACGACGAGCCTCCGCCGCAGGAAGACACCAATACAGCACCGGAGCCAAGTACTGCCCCTGGGCCGGTCAGCTCGACCGCTGAGCCGCACGAGGTACCCGACGAGCCCGCGCACAAGCGGCGCACGGTGTCGGTGCTGCCGGTCATGGCGCTGACGCTGCCGGCTCTCGTCGCGGTGTGGTCTGGCTGGGTCTCGCTCGGTGCCATGGCTGGTTTCGGGGTCGTGCACCCGCTGCCCGGCATCGCGGATCACCTGACGCTCAACACCGCGATCACGCTGCCGATTGGTGTCGAGGTCTACGCCGCGTACGCGCTCTACGTGTGGCTCACGGTCGGGATTCCAGCCCGCGCGCGGAAGTTCGCGAAGGTGTCCGCGATCGCGTCGCTGATCACCGGCGCCGCCGGGCAGGTCACATACCACCTGCTGTCGGCCGCGCACTTCACGCACGCCCCGTGGCCGGTGACGATGCTCGTCGCCTGCCTCCCGGTCGCTGTGCTCGGGATGGGCGCGGCGCTGGCGCACTTGGTGCGCTCCGAGTAG
- a CDS encoding GntR family transcriptional regulator has translation MPTQSDQLADLDPDDPRSPAQQIANALRAAILTGKLAPGDKLPSQNDLAARYNVARETVKRGLALLHAENLTVSRQGSGVFVRQRTERAVGLRPHIEAAFQRAHVSIDFAGFSGETLNGALAEPLDKVRAGRLTPESIAIRLLLSDLDRPTSLPSNAETGEDDPAVRARADRIVRRSVEGITEAVHELATMGLVHSARVEVRTHDMPPSFKLYVLNGTEAFFGLYQVVDNRVSIDGTPTVIRDVLGKDSELFHFADTDGDTSISREFIDQLQQWFNTRWETIAKDYPL, from the coding sequence ATGCCGACGCAGAGCGATCAGCTAGCGGACCTCGACCCCGACGACCCCCGGTCACCGGCGCAACAGATCGCGAACGCCCTCCGGGCGGCGATCCTGACGGGCAAGCTCGCGCCGGGGGACAAGCTGCCCTCACAGAACGACCTCGCGGCCCGGTACAACGTGGCCCGCGAGACGGTCAAGCGCGGCCTTGCCCTGCTGCATGCGGAGAACCTGACGGTGAGCCGGCAGGGGAGTGGCGTGTTCGTCCGGCAGCGCACCGAGCGCGCCGTCGGCCTGCGCCCGCACATCGAGGCGGCGTTTCAGCGCGCGCACGTGTCCATCGACTTCGCCGGCTTCTCCGGCGAGACGCTGAACGGTGCGCTGGCCGAGCCGCTGGACAAGGTGCGCGCCGGTCGCCTCACCCCGGAGTCGATCGCCATCCGGCTCCTGCTGTCCGACCTGGACCGGCCGACCTCGCTGCCGTCGAACGCGGAGACCGGCGAGGATGACCCGGCCGTACGGGCACGCGCGGATCGCATCGTGCGCCGGTCGGTGGAGGGCATCACCGAGGCGGTGCACGAGCTGGCCACGATGGGCTTGGTGCACAGCGCCCGGGTGGAGGTCCGTACGCACGACATGCCGCCGTCGTTCAAGCTGTACGTCCTGAACGGCACCGAGGCGTTCTTCGGCTTGTACCAGGTGGTGGACAACCGGGTCAGCATCGACGGCACGCCGACGGTCATCCGCGACGTGCTGGGCAAGGACAGCGAGCTGTTCCACTTCGCCGACACCGACGGCGACACGTCGATCTCCCGCGAGTTCATCGACCAGCTACAGCAGTGGTTCAACACGCGGTGGGAGACGATCGCGAA
- a CDS encoding DNA cytosine methyltransferase produces MNVLELFAGIGGLSLGLERAGMTVVGQVEIDPFCRTVLARHWPGVPRHDDVRTALTWWRSQPRPRVDVVAGGYPCQPESVAGPRLGTADPRWLWPAMADIIAALRPRYVIGENVAGHRTKGLGIVLADLERLGYTTRAGTLRACEMGAPHPRPRLFTLAHANSPGRQPRRRMGPARTATVGAGRWPAEPDLARMAHGVPRGVDRRRALGNAVVPAVAEHIGRLITHHATGREV; encoded by the coding sequence ATGAACGTGCTGGAGCTGTTCGCCGGGATCGGCGGCCTGTCGCTCGGGTTGGAACGGGCCGGGATGACGGTCGTCGGGCAAGTCGAGATCGATCCGTTCTGCCGGACCGTTCTGGCCCGGCACTGGCCGGGGGTGCCGCGTCATGACGATGTCCGTACCGCGCTCACCTGGTGGCGCTCCCAACCCCGACCCCGCGTCGACGTCGTCGCCGGCGGCTACCCCTGTCAACCCGAATCCGTCGCCGGACCCCGGCTCGGCACCGCCGACCCACGATGGCTGTGGCCGGCCATGGCCGACATCATCGCCGCCCTACGACCCCGCTACGTCATCGGCGAGAACGTCGCCGGACACCGCACCAAGGGACTCGGCATCGTGCTGGCAGACCTCGAACGGCTCGGCTACACCACCCGTGCCGGCACTCTCCGAGCTTGCGAGATGGGCGCCCCACACCCACGGCCCCGACTGTTCACGCTGGCCCACGCCAACAGCCCGGGACGCCAACCGCGGCGCAGGATGGGACCGGCCCGGACGGCCACTGTCGGAGCGGGTCGGTGGCCCGCTGAACCCGACCTGGCTCGAATGGCTCATGGGGTTCCCCGCGGGGTGGACCGACGTCGAGCCCTCGGAAACGCCGTCGTGCCCGCCGTCGCCGAACACATCGGCCGACTCATCACCCACCACGCCACCGGACGAGAGGTCTGA
- a CDS encoding DUF6284 family protein, which yields MYDEVYETDEPEDDEPSAADLAAIEDEQEVIEAEIALTDAEIRLITVGRRKASELDWQRYRSAQRAVLAAWLRLAIMRRFGTRAA from the coding sequence ATGTACGACGAGGTGTATGAGACTGACGAGCCCGAGGACGACGAGCCGTCGGCGGCTGACCTGGCCGCGATCGAAGACGAGCAAGAGGTCATCGAGGCGGAGATCGCGCTCACCGACGCGGAGATCCGGCTGATCACAGTCGGCCGGCGCAAGGCATCGGAGCTGGACTGGCAGCGGTATCGGTCGGCGCAGCGCGCGGTACTGGCCGCGTGGCTGCGGCTGGCGATCATGCGTCGGTTCGGGACGCGGGCGGCGTGA
- a CDS encoding DUF3307 domain-containing protein yields the protein MLSQLAVFGAAFAALFVGHQLSDHWIQTDRQAARKALPGWPGRIACTWHVATYTATCAVLLVALHLAVALPLPPAGTAAGLAVSGVTHWLIDRRWPLIWLAERTGSRAFVRMGAPRPGHDDNPTLGTGAYALDQSAHYLFLFVAALILAACA from the coding sequence ATGTTGTCTCAGCTCGCCGTGTTTGGCGCCGCGTTCGCCGCGTTGTTCGTCGGTCACCAGCTGTCAGACCACTGGATCCAGACCGACCGGCAGGCGGCGCGTAAGGCGTTGCCGGGCTGGCCCGGCCGCATCGCCTGTACCTGGCACGTGGCCACCTACACCGCCACCTGCGCGGTCCTGCTCGTCGCGCTGCACCTGGCCGTGGCTCTGCCGTTGCCGCCGGCCGGCACCGCCGCCGGGCTGGCCGTTTCCGGCGTCACGCACTGGCTGATCGACCGGCGTTGGCCGCTGATCTGGCTGGCCGAACGCACCGGTTCCCGCGCGTTCGTGCGGATGGGCGCACCGCGGCCCGGCCACGACGACAACCCGACGCTCGGCACCGGCGCCTACGCGCTCGACCAGTCCGCTCATTACCTGTTTCTGTTCGTGGCCGCGTTGATCCTCGCCGCGTGCGCCTAA
- a CDS encoding bifunctional DNA primase/polymerase → MTASSLNAALAAAQRGWRVFPLVPDAKRPAVRGWEARATTDPDRIRRCWIAGPYGVGVACGPSGLLVVDLDMPKTGEHTGSPGATGADVLARLAAQHGQPYPDSTYAVATGSGGRHLYFAAPAGRTWRNTAGRLGALIDTRASGGYVVGAGSTVGGRAYRTVTDTDPAPLPAWLAALLEPPTAPPVSATPVQLDTGRHGGYVAAAIRAEAARVRDEPDNHNGALYIAACALGQLVAGGALTEDDVRGILSDAFAVHISAEPRHHNQREAHNTISSGLKAGAKRPRTVAA, encoded by the coding sequence ATGACCGCATCATCGTTGAACGCCGCTCTGGCGGCCGCACAGCGGGGCTGGCGGGTGTTCCCGCTCGTCCCCGACGCCAAACGCCCCGCCGTGCGCGGGTGGGAAGCCCGCGCCACCACCGACCCCGACCGCATCCGCCGCTGCTGGATCGCCGGCCCGTACGGGGTCGGTGTCGCCTGCGGCCCGTCCGGGCTGCTGGTGGTCGACCTGGACATGCCCAAGACCGGCGAGCACACCGGCTCGCCGGGCGCCACCGGCGCCGACGTGCTCGCCCGACTCGCCGCACAGCACGGCCAGCCCTATCCGGACTCCACCTACGCGGTCGCGACCGGGTCCGGCGGGCGGCACCTGTACTTCGCCGCCCCGGCCGGCCGGACGTGGCGTAACACCGCCGGCCGGCTCGGTGCGCTGATCGACACCCGCGCATCCGGCGGGTACGTCGTGGGCGCCGGTTCGACCGTGGGCGGCCGGGCGTACCGGACGGTCACCGACACCGACCCGGCGCCGCTGCCCGCATGGCTCGCCGCGCTGCTCGAACCGCCGACCGCGCCACCTGTATCGGCCACGCCGGTCCAGCTGGACACCGGCCGACACGGCGGGTACGTCGCCGCCGCGATCCGCGCCGAAGCCGCCCGGGTCCGCGACGAGCCGGACAACCACAACGGAGCCCTCTACATCGCCGCCTGCGCACTCGGGCAACTCGTCGCCGGAGGCGCGCTCACCGAAGACGACGTCCGGGGGATTCTGTCCGACGCGTTCGCGGTGCACATCTCCGCCGAACCGCGCCACCACAACCAGCGCGAGGCACACAACACGATCAGCTCCGGACTCAAGGCCGGCGCGAAACGCCCCCGGACGGTGGCCGCATGA
- a CDS encoding cell division protein FtsK has product MAATGTDGNGADVVDLAEARRRAAADGIDVDQVDADDEFYDHESVRIDRPELGRPVDPPDEPRTRSAGKRDRAPVVPVWLNSRANIRTSLVYGMKEARYRAGYHAIRSPKYAGKAIVYAPVGFVRTVHRLGSWAMAERHNWDLRQHAADRGDADTWMKLDARRQRQSRWRWTLVLSLGAIAAAGTSFLALGPVPTAGKWAALALAVPVLARLGRPADKPITDRVSAGKTYRKLTAELVRRALTSIQLSGINRAVAQDPGAISFPTEIHRDGPGHMAIVDLPYGVEASDVIARRGRLASALRLPLDQVWPETAPGHTGRLGLWVGFEPASQMKQPAWPLISGGKVDVFKPFPFATTPRLETVNAELMSRNWLFGGQPGSGKTFALRDLVLAAALDVRTEIRGYELKGVGDFGVVAPVCAEYGNGFDDDTIAGCAAMLDWLYEECRRRSKRIDHYAKLGKAPENKVTPELASLKGSGLHPLVVFIDEIQELFRHPKYGKKAGEIAEKVIKLGRALGVVLLIGTQIPDKDSLPTGITRNVNTRFCLSVADQTANDMILGTSAYKNGYRATVFEPVVEAGWGILSGIGKPAALRSYYVDTDQAGRVMARAIEARTKAGVMPAPDEQTRDTSTGYDVLADVATVWPQGDEKAWNETLIERLSEYRADVYAGWKPEQLTAALAVHGVKVGQVGRRVDGKTVNRRGPAQPDILAAIAERNGKRQAE; this is encoded by the coding sequence ATGGCCGCGACCGGTACCGACGGCAACGGTGCCGATGTGGTCGACCTGGCCGAAGCGCGCCGCCGCGCGGCGGCCGACGGGATCGACGTCGACCAGGTCGACGCGGACGACGAGTTTTACGACCACGAGAGCGTGCGCATCGACCGGCCGGAGCTGGGTCGGCCGGTGGATCCGCCGGACGAGCCGCGCACTCGGTCGGCCGGCAAGCGGGATCGGGCGCCGGTGGTGCCGGTGTGGCTCAACTCGCGGGCGAACATCCGCACGAGTCTGGTCTACGGCATGAAGGAAGCCCGGTACCGGGCCGGCTACCACGCGATCCGCTCCCCCAAGTACGCGGGCAAGGCGATCGTGTACGCGCCGGTCGGGTTCGTTCGCACCGTGCACCGGCTGGGTTCGTGGGCGATGGCTGAGCGGCACAACTGGGACCTGCGGCAGCACGCGGCCGACCGTGGGGACGCGGATACGTGGATGAAGTTGGACGCGCGCCGGCAGCGTCAGTCCCGGTGGCGCTGGACGCTGGTGCTCAGCCTGGGTGCGATCGCTGCGGCCGGTACCTCGTTCCTGGCGCTGGGTCCGGTCCCGACCGCCGGCAAGTGGGCGGCGCTGGCGCTGGCGGTGCCGGTCCTGGCGCGTCTGGGACGGCCCGCCGACAAGCCGATCACCGACCGCGTCTCGGCTGGTAAGACCTACCGCAAGCTCACCGCCGAACTCGTCCGACGTGCGCTCACCTCGATTCAGCTCTCGGGCATCAATCGCGCCGTGGCGCAGGATCCGGGCGCGATCTCGTTTCCAACCGAGATTCACCGCGACGGACCCGGTCACATGGCCATCGTCGACCTGCCCTACGGGGTGGAGGCATCCGACGTCATCGCCCGGCGCGGCCGGCTCGCCTCGGCGCTGCGTCTGCCGCTGGATCAGGTATGGCCCGAAACCGCACCCGGACACACCGGCCGGCTCGGGCTGTGGGTCGGGTTCGAGCCCGCGTCGCAGATGAAACAGCCCGCGTGGCCGCTGATCTCGGGCGGCAAGGTGGACGTGTTCAAGCCGTTCCCGTTCGCCACGACACCGCGTCTGGAGACGGTGAACGCGGAACTGATGTCGCGCAACTGGCTGTTCGGTGGCCAGCCCGGATCCGGCAAGACGTTCGCACTGCGGGACCTGGTGCTGGCGGCGGCGTTGGACGTGCGTACCGAGATCCGCGGGTACGAGCTGAAAGGCGTCGGTGACTTCGGTGTCGTGGCGCCGGTGTGCGCCGAGTACGGCAACGGGTTCGACGACGACACGATCGCCGGGTGCGCCGCGATGCTGGACTGGCTGTACGAGGAGTGCCGCCGGCGGTCCAAGCGCATCGACCACTACGCCAAGCTCGGCAAGGCGCCCGAGAACAAGGTCACGCCGGAACTGGCGTCACTCAAGGGATCCGGGCTGCATCCGCTGGTGGTGTTCATCGACGAGATTCAGGAACTGTTCCGGCACCCCAAGTACGGCAAGAAGGCCGGCGAGATCGCCGAGAAGGTCATCAAGCTCGGCCGGGCGCTCGGGGTGGTCCTGTTGATCGGTACGCAGATCCCGGACAAGGACAGCCTGCCGACCGGGATCACGCGCAACGTCAACACCCGGTTCTGCCTGTCGGTGGCCGACCAGACCGCCAACGACATGATCCTTGGCACCTCCGCCTACAAGAACGGGTACCGGGCCACGGTGTTCGAGCCGGTCGTCGAGGCCGGATGGGGCATCCTGTCGGGCATCGGCAAGCCCGCCGCGCTGCGCTCGTACTACGTCGACACCGACCAGGCCGGCCGAGTGATGGCCCGCGCGATCGAGGCCCGTACCAAGGCCGGCGTGATGCCGGCGCCCGACGAGCAGACCCGCGACACGTCGACCGGCTACGACGTGCTCGCCGACGTCGCCACCGTCTGGCCGCAGGGTGACGAGAAGGCGTGGAACGAGACGCTGATCGAGCGGCTGTCCGAGTACCGGGCCGACGTGTACGCCGGTTGGAAGCCCGAACAGCTCACCGCCGCTCTCGCGGTGCACGGCGTCAAGGTCGGGCAGGTCGGCCGCCGGGTCGACGGCAAGACCGTCAACCGGCGCGGCCCGGCACAGCCCGACATCCTCGCCGCCATCGCGGAGCGTAACGGCAAGCGGCAGGCCGAGTAG